TATAGGCGTGTTTAGCGCGACTATAAGCGTGTATGTGGTAAGCGCGTGGAGAGGCTGGGCGCACAAGCGTGAGGAAGTGGCGAGGGCAAATAGCGGGAATCTCATCACTAGAAATGTGCCTCAAAGAGTGTTTTTTGTGTTTAGTGCGATTGTGGCTGGATTTTTCTCGTGGTCGCTTGTGGTGTTCGCAAACTCTTATGGCAACGCACTTGCAGCCCAAGATAAGTATCTTGATTTTCGCTTCACGCTATTGCTAAATGATTTGGTAAATTCTGTGCCAAAAAAGGCAGCAGACTACCAAGATTACCTCTATCGCATAAAAGGGTGGGTAACAGCCGCTCCAATCGTAGAAAACTCCTCAAAAGATAACCGCATAATGAAGCGACTTGTGGATATTACTGATAGCAAGTATTGGGTAAGAATGGCGATGAAGCACTATGGGTGGGGAGATGTGCCCGAATCTCAAGTCTTTGTAACCCCTGATAATGAAGACCACCAAAAGCTAGCTGAAAATCCCCACTGTATCCCCGAATCTGCGGGGAGGTTACTAAAGCGCGTAAGCAATATCTATCATCAAATTGATGTCTATCCTCGTTGCACGATTATCGAGTTTAAGGGCAAGGAGCGGTATCTACACGAATATAGAGAAGAGCTAAAAATGCAAGAGGAGCAAAAGCTAGAAGAGCAAAGGCTTGAGGAAGAAAAAGCCAAAAAAGAACAAGCACAAAAAAATGCCAAAAAGCAAGCTAAAAAATAGCCATAGCATTTATACAACGACTAAGGAGAGCAGGCAATGAAAAAAGTAGCCATAAATGGCACGGGCAGAATCGGGCTTTGCACAGCGCGTATCATAGGGGCGCGTGATGATGTCGAGCTAGTGGGGCTAAACACCACCGCAGATATTGACACACTCTTGCATTTGCTGAAGTATGATTCTATTCATCGCAGATACGATGCTGAAAAAATCGATGAAAATCATCTACGAATCGGCAAATCAAAAAGGGTAAGAATCCTAAGTGATAGAGACCCTAAAAATGTCGATTTTTCCTCACTAGGAGCGCAGGGTGTGATAGAGTGCACAGGCAAGTTTAACTCGCTTGAAAAGTCAAGCGTGCATTTGCGAGATAACATAAAGCGCGTAATCATCTCTGCCCCTGCAGAATCGACACCTACTTTTGTCTATGGAGTAAATCACACAGATTATAAAGGAGAGGAAGTCATCTCAAATGCTTCTTGCACGACAAACGCGCTAGCCCCCATAGCAAAGGTGCTACACAAAAAGTTTGGCATAGAATCCGCGCTAATGACAACCGTGCATAGCTATACAAATGACCAAAATGTGCTTGATGTCAAGCACAAAGACATTCGCCGTGCGCGTGCGTGTGCACTAAATATTATCCCCACTAGCTCGGGTGCTGCTAAAGCTGTGGGGCTAGTTATACCCGAGTTAGTGGGCAAGTTCAATGGATTTGCCGTGCGCGTGCCTACGCCTGATGTGAGTTTGGTGGATTTGAGTGCAAATCTATGTGTGGAAGTGAGTGCAGAGGAGATAAATCAAGCCTTTAGACACGCTCAAACTTGCGTGATGAAAGACATAATCTATGTCGATGAGGAAAAATGTGTCTCAAGCGATTTTATCGGCTCGCCATATAGCGCGATAATCGTGCCTGATAAAACGCTAGCAATAGGCAAGAGTGTGAAAGTGCTTGCGTGGTATGACAATGAAATGGGGTATTCTACGCGGCTTGTGGATATGTCCGTGTGGGCATTGTCGCACTAGATTTGTGCTAGATAAGTGGGTTTTTGCAAATCGTGCTAGATTTTGCGTGCTAAGTTTGCGCTAGATTTTGTGGCTTGGTATAAAGGTGGCAAGTAGTTTGTTTAGGCGGGTTTAAGCCACTCTGGCATTAAAAGTAAAGGAGCTTTATGCTAAGTTTTGGATATGATTTCTATGATTCTCTCTCTTCTTGCTACACTTGTGGCGATGAGATTTTTGCCAAAGTGCAGCGCGAGCGCGAAAAGGGCGTAAGCGGGTATTATGCACTACCTTTTGAGAATCGTGCTTGTGAGGACTTGGCAGGGTTTGTCTCAAAAAATGAGGAGCTACTTACCCACATAGAAAATCTCGTCCTTATCGGTGTGGGCGGAAGCTCACTTGGAGCAAAGGCGATTCATCATCTACTACGATACACACCTCTCTCAAGCCAAAATCCACAAAGTCAAGCGCAATCCACAAATCAACCTACAAGTGCGAAATCTCAAACAAAATCTACAAATCAAGAAAAAAATAGAAAAGCTACATCTCACAAAAAAGCCCCAAAAATCTATTTTTTGGAGCATACAGACGCGCTTAGTATCCCTCATATTCTCTCAAAAATTATGCTAGATTCTACGCTGTTTATTGCGATTTCTAAGTCTGGTGGGACGATTGAAACTTCTAGCTTGCTAAAGTATGTCATTTCTAGATTTTCCTTGCTAGATTCTAGTGAGGGCAAATCTCACTTGCTTTGCATAACCGATGAGGGCTCTGCATTGCAGAGTTTTGCCAAAAAAGAGGGGGTAGAGTGCATAAGCATAGCACCTAGCGTGGGGGGGAGATTTTCTGTGCTTAGTGCGGTGGGGCTTCTCCCGCTTGGACTTTTGGGCTATGACATAGCACAGATATTGCGCGGAGCTAGGGAGTTTATGGAGAGATTTTTTGCGCGAAAAGAGGAGCATATCTTGGCAAAAGCGTCTTTTTTGGCAAAGAACTATGAGTGCTATCCCATCACTACGCTTTTTTCTTACTCAAGCATTTTTAGGGAATTTAACGCGTGGTTTGTGCAGCTGTGGGGGGAGAGTCTAGGCAAAATAGACAAAGATGGCAAGCGCGTAGGGCTAAGTCCTGTGGGGCTTATAGGGAGTATAGACCAGCACTCATTTTTACAGCTTATCATCGAGGGTAGGACGGATAAAACCGTAACATTTCTTTCCATAGCTCCTAGTGCCTTGCCAAGTAGCCCTAAGATTCCGCTTCTTAGTTTGCATTCTTTAGAATCTAGCGATTTTGTAAATGGCGTTGGGTTTGCAGAACTGCTTGATAGGCAGAGATTAGCCACTTTTCAATCGCTTGAGAATCTGCAATATGATAGTCTTGGGGCAGAATCTAATATAAAATCTAGCAAGGAGCAAGCTAGCGTGAAATCTAAAGAGATTTTGTCAAAAATCCCGCTAGATTCTATCGTGCTAAATGAATTAAGCGAGCGTAGCGTAGGCGCGCTAATCGCGTATTTTGAGCTACTTACTTCAGCAGTGGGGTGCGCTCTAGATATAGACACTTACAATCAGCCCGGTGTAGAGCTTGGCAAGGTTTTGCTAAAAAAGGGCTTTTCCAAATAATCTCTAAAAGAGGGCAAATGCAAGAGAGCAACAATCAGCAAGAAAACAACCAACAAAATAACGATTCTAGTCCAAAACCTGCGAATTTCTCAAACCTAGCAAATCTCGCTCAAATCGCGTTTTTGAGTGTGCTTTGGG
This genomic stretch from Helicobacter macacae MIT 99-5501 harbors:
- the gap gene encoding type I glyceraldehyde-3-phosphate dehydrogenase, which produces MKKVAINGTGRIGLCTARIIGARDDVELVGLNTTADIDTLLHLLKYDSIHRRYDAEKIDENHLRIGKSKRVRILSDRDPKNVDFSSLGAQGVIECTGKFNSLEKSSVHLRDNIKRVIISAPAESTPTFVYGVNHTDYKGEEVISNASCTTNALAPIAKVLHKKFGIESALMTTVHSYTNDQNVLDVKHKDIRRARACALNIIPTSSGAAKAVGLVIPELVGKFNGFAVRVPTPDVSLVDLSANLCVEVSAEEINQAFRHAQTCVMKDIIYVDEEKCVSSDFIGSPYSAIIVPDKTLAIGKSVKVLAWYDNEMGYSTRLVDMSVWALSH
- a CDS encoding hypothetical protein (catalyzes the formation of D-fructose 6-phosphate from D-glucose 6-phosphate), with product MLSFGYDFYDSLSSCYTCGDEIFAKVQREREKGVSGYYALPFENRACEDLAGFVSKNEELLTHIENLVLIGVGGSSLGAKAIHHLLRYTPLSSQNPQSQAQSTNQPTSAKSQTKSTNQEKNRKATSHKKAPKIYFLEHTDALSIPHILSKIMLDSTLFIAISKSGGTIETSSLLKYVISRFSLLDSSEGKSHLLCITDEGSALQSFAKKEGVECISIAPSVGGRFSVLSAVGLLPLGLLGYDIAQILRGAREFMERFFARKEEHILAKASFLAKNYECYPITTLFSYSSIFREFNAWFVQLWGESLGKIDKDGKRVGLSPVGLIGSIDQHSFLQLIIEGRTDKTVTFLSIAPSALPSSPKIPLLSLHSLESSDFVNGVGFAELLDRQRLATFQSLENLQYDSLGAESNIKSSKEQASVKSKEILSKIPLDSIVLNELSERSVGALIAYFELLTSAVGCALDIDTYNQPGVELGKVLLKKGFSK